From the genome of Chloroflexota bacterium, one region includes:
- a CDS encoding NAD(P)-dependent oxidoreductase → MANLGYIGLGVMGSRMAKRLLDKGHTVTGYNRTKSKAQWLIDAGMRWADSPRAVCAQADIVISMVTDTKALLAVTGGPDGVLAGLRSGQLYIDMSTVSPAASRDLAAQVAAQGAQMLDAPVSGSVITLEQGNLSVMVGGAPDAFARAKPVLLDIGPKVTHVGANGLAVGMKIATNLSLAVQMLAFSEGVLLAEKSGIKRETAVEVLLNSVISSPMVKYRGPFVLNLPAEAWFDVNMMQKDMLLALEMGRQLDVPLPTTAATNEMLTAARGFGLAKEDFAVLFDALARMAGVNPRS, encoded by the coding sequence ATGGCAAACCTCGGATACATCGGCCTCGGCGTGATGGGCAGCCGCATGGCCAAGCGCCTGCTCGACAAAGGCCATACCGTCACTGGTTACAACCGCACGAAATCGAAGGCGCAATGGCTGATCGACGCCGGCATGCGCTGGGCCGACTCGCCGCGTGCTGTCTGCGCGCAGGCCGACATCGTCATCAGCATGGTCACCGACACGAAAGCACTGCTGGCCGTCACCGGCGGCCCGGACGGCGTGTTGGCCGGCCTCCGCTCCGGCCAACTCTACATCGACATGAGCACCGTCAGCCCGGCCGCCAGCCGCGATCTCGCCGCGCAGGTCGCCGCGCAGGGCGCGCAGATGCTCGATGCGCCGGTCAGCGGCAGCGTCATCACGCTGGAGCAGGGCAACCTCTCGGTCATGGTCGGGGGCGCGCCGGATGCGTTCGCGCGCGCGAAGCCGGTCCTGCTCGACATCGGCCCGAAGGTCACGCACGTCGGCGCGAACGGGCTGGCCGTCGGCATGAAGATCGCGACGAACCTGAGCCTCGCCGTGCAGATGCTGGCGTTCAGCGAGGGCGTGCTGCTGGCCGAGAAGAGCGGCATCAAGCGTGAGACCGCCGTCGAGGTGCTGCTGAACAGTGTGATCTCCTCGCCGATGGTCAAATATCGCGGCCCGTTCGTGCTCAACCTGCCTGCCGAGGCGTGGTTCGACGTGAACATGATGCAGAAGGACATGCTGCTCGCGCTGGAGATGGGTCGCCAGCTTGACGTGCCGCTGCCGACAACGGCGGCGACCAACGAAATGCTGACCGCCGCGCGCGGGTTTGGCCTCGCCAAAGAAGACTTCGCCGTGCTGTTCGACGCGCTGGCGCGCATGGCGGGGGTCAATCCCCGTTCATAA
- a CDS encoding molybdopterin-dependent oxidoreductase, whose amino-acid sequence MIDNRQTITLHVNGAAHTLAVEPRWTLARVLREDLGLTGTQIGCDRAECGACAVHLDGRAAYACTTLAVQAEGRAITTIEGLSPAPAAGGEMRLADLDPLQRAFVEHDALQCGFCTPGFIMSARALLNQKPKPTMDDIRFGLIGNICRCGAYPKIIAAVLDASDQPELARAAERVTRHAATELPPLEVLGAYVPRNEAIDKVIGRADFVSSLRLPGMAHAKVLRSPHAHARIVQIDTSRAEQAPGVLCVLTHRDMPAALWTPPDAHILDDRVRYIGDEVAAVVAETEDKAADALALITVEYELLPAVFDERALSADAAPIHEGGNTAGTMNIARGDPDAGFAEADVVIEDTFHFAPVHSSPLQARVAVAHWEGDQLTVWAASRSPFLLKQRLSQVFGLPREAVRVLVNVTGGSYGSKDESRVTFLAAALARKAGRPVRLWFTRFEEMTAGRNRPWGRIHIKAGVKRDGTLTAITSESLFNSGAYSGGGFSIGRGAGAIFDMYRCAARYGGTMHYSNLPPAGSYRALNAVHSTFAVESIIDRLAEAVQIDPLEFRRKNCVRPGDLLTQVDGRPVPPLPLSTSGYEECLWLGAEQIGWSARNAQPGAGSGRRLRGIGFAPVVYGTGSDESDAEVEILPDGHVGVLSGVSDVGVGTRTVLAMIAAEVLGVPYAAVGIRSGDTNLPNAPMQAGSRITFTVGWATKLAAESARAQLLKLAEPLFEVAAADLRIERGVIKPKDGGTGHTFAEVFTFAGRGTPINGLGHSTQQAKPAVQGFGAHFAEVDVDLDTGDVRVLRYVAAHDVGRALNPHGVENQIYGLAQTLGQALSEELVFDHGLTLNANLSQYLMPTLGDFPPVDVVMVETNEPLGPFGAKGIGEPPLPPVAPAIANAIYNAVGVRFNSLPIARDAVLAALAAKEAAR is encoded by the coding sequence ATGATTGATAATCGCCAGACCATCACCCTGCACGTCAACGGCGCGGCGCACACACTGGCCGTCGAGCCGCGCTGGACGCTGGCGCGCGTGCTGCGCGAAGACCTCGGCCTGACCGGTACGCAGATCGGCTGCGACCGCGCCGAATGTGGCGCCTGTGCCGTCCACCTCGATGGGCGCGCAGCGTATGCCTGCACCACGCTCGCCGTGCAGGCGGAGGGGCGCGCGATCACCACGATCGAAGGATTGTCGCCCGCGCCGGCTGCGGGTGGCGAGATGCGCCTTGCAGACCTCGACCCGCTCCAGCGCGCTTTCGTCGAGCACGACGCACTGCAGTGCGGCTTCTGCACGCCGGGCTTCATCATGTCCGCCCGTGCCCTGCTCAACCAGAAGCCGAAGCCGACGATGGACGACATCCGTTTCGGGCTGATCGGCAACATCTGCCGCTGCGGCGCATACCCGAAGATCATCGCCGCTGTGCTCGACGCCAGCGACCAGCCGGAACTGGCGCGCGCCGCCGAGCGCGTCACGCGCCACGCGGCCACTGAACTGCCGCCGCTCGAGGTGCTCGGCGCCTACGTCCCGCGCAACGAGGCGATCGACAAGGTGATCGGCCGCGCCGACTTCGTTTCATCGCTGCGCCTGCCTGGCATGGCGCACGCCAAGGTGTTGCGCAGCCCGCACGCGCACGCCCGCATCGTGCAGATCGACACGTCGCGCGCCGAGCAGGCGCCCGGCGTGCTGTGCGTGCTGACCCATCGCGACATGCCCGCCGCACTCTGGACGCCGCCCGACGCGCACATCCTCGACGACCGCGTGCGCTACATCGGCGACGAGGTCGCGGCGGTTGTCGCCGAGACGGAAGACAAAGCCGCCGACGCGCTTGCGCTGATCACCGTCGAGTACGAGCTGCTGCCGGCGGTGTTCGACGAGCGCGCGCTGTCGGCGGACGCCGCGCCGATCCACGAGGGCGGCAATACGGCCGGCACGATGAACATCGCGCGCGGCGACCCGGACGCGGGCTTCGCCGAGGCCGATGTGGTCATCGAGGACACGTTTCACTTCGCGCCGGTGCATTCCAGCCCGTTGCAGGCGCGCGTCGCCGTCGCGCACTGGGAGGGCGATCAACTAACCGTCTGGGCGGCCTCGCGCTCGCCGTTCCTGCTCAAGCAGCGCCTGTCACAGGTCTTCGGCCTGCCGCGCGAGGCGGTGCGCGTGCTGGTCAACGTGACTGGCGGTAGCTACGGCTCGAAGGACGAGAGCCGCGTGACGTTCCTGGCGGCCGCGCTGGCGCGCAAAGCCGGCCGGCCGGTGCGCCTCTGGTTCACGCGCTTCGAGGAGATGACTGCGGGGCGCAACCGCCCGTGGGGCCGCATTCATATCAAGGCGGGCGTGAAGCGTGATGGCACGCTGACCGCCATCACCAGCGAATCGCTGTTTAACAGCGGCGCGTATTCCGGCGGCGGTTTCAGCATCGGGCGCGGCGCGGGCGCGATCTTCGATATGTACCGCTGCGCTGCCCGCTACGGCGGCACGATGCACTACTCGAATCTGCCGCCGGCCGGCTCGTACCGCGCGCTCAACGCCGTCCATTCGACGTTTGCGGTCGAAAGCATCATCGACCGTCTGGCGGAAGCGGTGCAGATCGATCCGTTGGAGTTCCGCCGCAAGAACTGCGTGCGCCCGGGCGACCTGCTGACCCAGGTGGATGGCCGCCCGGTGCCGCCATTGCCGCTGTCGACATCCGGTTATGAGGAATGCCTGTGGCTCGGCGCGGAGCAGATCGGCTGGTCGGCACGCAATGCACAGCCGGGCGCGGGCAGCGGGCGGCGCCTGCGTGGCATCGGCTTCGCGCCGGTCGTGTACGGCACCGGTAGCGACGAGTCCGACGCCGAGGTGGAGATTCTGCCTGACGGGCATGTCGGCGTGCTGAGCGGCGTGTCCGATGTTGGCGTCGGCACGCGCACGGTGCTGGCGATGATTGCCGCCGAGGTGCTCGGCGTGCCGTATGCGGCGGTCGGCATCCGCTCGGGTGACACCAACCTGCCGAACGCGCCAATGCAGGCTGGCAGCCGCATCACGTTCACAGTCGGCTGGGCGACGAAGCTGGCCGCCGAGTCGGCGCGCGCGCAACTGCTGAAACTGGCCGAGCCGCTGTTCGAGGTAGCGGCCGCCGATCTACGCATCGAGCGCGGCGTCATCAAGCCGAAAGACGGTGGGACGGGGCACACGTTCGCCGAAGTCTTCACGTTCGCCGGGCGCGGCACGCCGATCAACGGGCTGGGGCACTCGACCCAGCAGGCCAAGCCGGCCGTGCAAGGCTTCGGCGCGCACTTCGCGGAGGTGGACGTCGACCTTGACACCGGCGATGTGCGCGTCCTGCGCTACGTGGCGGCACACGACGTCGGTCGCGCGCTGAACCCGCACGGCGTCGAGAACCAGATCTATGGGCTGGCGCAGACGTTGGGGCAGGCGTTGAGCGAGGAACTGGTCTTCGACCATGGCTTGACGCTGAACGCGAACCTGTCGCAGTACCTGATGCCGACGCTCGGCGACTTCCCGCCGGTCGACGTCGTCATGGTCGAGACCAACGAGCCGCTCGGCCCGTTCGGCGCGAAAGGCATCGGCGAGCCGCCGCTGCCGCCGGTCGCGCCGGCGATCGCCAACGCGATCTACAACGCCGTCGGCGTGCGCTTCAACAGCCTGCCGATCGCGCGCGACGCCGTGCTGGCCGCGCTGGCCGCGAAGGAGGCCGCGCGATGA
- a CDS encoding FAD binding domain-containing protein, with amino-acid sequence MNNFSYHRPQNLNDALALLTSDVRPLGGGTDLLGMLKDGLLAPAALVDVQELSELHGITESDAGLRIGAATPIADVLAWPGLWKNHSLLAMACQVVGFPEIRTMGTIGGNLCQRPRCVYFRHPLATRCLKRGGDLCYPTEGRADGLFAVFGDSPCRAVHPSDIAPALVALHATLQIAAPGGERTVSADQFFSAADLSRENILRPDELLVSIEAPRPATGTRGTYLKSKRRPSHDFSRAAVALSAVVQDGVVTQIDLVLGSVALVPWRLGAVEQLLAGKRLNATLVREAADLAARDARPVATTGPSNGSKIALVRGLVFKALSGLMA; translated from the coding sequence ATGAACAACTTCAGCTACCATCGCCCGCAGAACCTGAATGACGCGCTGGCCCTGCTGACGTCGGATGTCCGCCCGCTCGGCGGTGGCACCGACCTGCTCGGCATGTTGAAGGACGGCCTGCTCGCGCCGGCCGCGCTGGTCGACGTGCAGGAACTGTCCGAATTGCACGGCATCACGGAGAGCGACGCCGGCCTGCGCATCGGCGCGGCCACGCCGATCGCCGACGTGCTGGCCTGGCCGGGGCTCTGGAAGAACCACAGCCTGCTGGCCATGGCGTGCCAGGTCGTCGGGTTCCCGGAGATCCGCACGATGGGCACCATCGGCGGCAACCTGTGCCAGCGTCCGCGCTGCGTCTACTTCCGGCATCCGCTGGCCACGCGCTGCCTCAAGCGCGGCGGCGATCTGTGCTATCCGACGGAGGGCCGCGCCGATGGCCTGTTCGCCGTCTTCGGCGACAGCCCGTGCCGCGCGGTGCATCCGAGCGATATCGCGCCCGCGCTGGTCGCGCTGCACGCGACGCTGCAGATTGCCGCTCCCGGCGGCGAGCGTACGGTGAGCGCCGACCAGTTCTTCAGCGCCGCCGATCTCTCGCGTGAGAACATCCTGCGGCCCGACGAGTTGCTGGTATCGATTGAGGCGCCGCGTCCGGCAACGGGAACACGCGGCACGTACCTCAAGAGCAAGCGGCGTCCCTCGCACGACTTCTCGCGCGCGGCAGTCGCACTGTCGGCCGTCGTGCAGGACGGCGTGGTCACGCAGATCGACCTGGTGCTCGGCAGTGTCGCGCTCGTGCCGTGGCGGCTTGGCGCGGTCGAGCAGTTACTGGCGGGCAAGCGGCTCAATGCCACGCTCGTACGCGAGGCCGCCGACCTCGCCGCGCGCGATGCGCGCCCGGTGGCGACGACCGGTCCGTCGAATGGGTCGAAGATCGCGCTGGTGCGCGGACTGGTCTTCAAGGCGCTGAGCGGGTTGATGGCGTAG
- a CDS encoding flavodoxin domain-containing protein — translation MSDRILVTYASRTGSTAEIAQAIGAALSENGAPVDVLAMQDVNDLSPYGAVVAGSAIRKSKWLPEAAEFVQKHRAALSQKRFAMFTVSITLAISNTEQFRSAVATWVAPVRAQVKPVSEAFFAGMLDFNKLPLNWDTLQLRATVALGIFPKGDRRDWNAVRAWATELKPLLAA, via the coding sequence ATGAGCGACAGAATTCTCGTCACGTATGCCAGCCGCACAGGCTCCACGGCGGAAATAGCGCAAGCGATCGGCGCGGCGCTGTCCGAAAACGGCGCGCCGGTCGATGTGCTGGCTATGCAGGATGTCAACGACCTGTCGCCCTATGGGGCGGTGGTGGCGGGGAGCGCCATTCGCAAATCCAAATGGCTGCCGGAAGCGGCGGAGTTTGTGCAGAAGCACCGCGCGGCGCTTTCACAGAAGCGTTTTGCCATGTTTACCGTCAGCATCACGCTGGCGATTTCGAACACAGAACAATTTCGATCCGCCGTTGCCACGTGGGTTGCGCCCGTGCGCGCGCAAGTGAAGCCCGTCAGTGAAGCGTTCTTTGCCGGCATGCTGGACTTCAATAAGCTCCCGCTCAACTGGGATACCCTGCAACTGCGCGCGACCGTTGCCCTGGGCATTTTCCCGAAGGGCGACCGCCGCGACTGGAACGCCGTCCGCGCCTGGGCCACGGAGTTGAAGCCTCTCCTGGCGGCATAA
- a CDS encoding ABC transporter permease, producing the protein MTKFLIRRLLQAIPTFIGITFIVFAMINLVPGGPAADLALDPSIKPEDRARIMESMGLNKPWWERYVDYVSGIVLRGDMGTSLIQRGVKVSELITGRLPNTLVLALSALMLSLAVSVPLGVLSAVSQHSLFDNVATLLSTVGLAVPAFWLGIMLIYLFAVNLGWFPTGGVYTLGKPDTLPDRLWHLVMPTFTLAFIQMAQWNRYIRASMLDVIRQDYVRTARAKGLRDRIVIFKHALRNALIPFATLLGLSLPNLVGGAVVIERIFTWPGIGRLAFDKAQERDYPVIMGVVMMGAIVVIIGNLAADIAYGFLDPRIKQD; encoded by the coding sequence ATGACCAAATTCCTGATTCGCCGTTTGCTGCAGGCGATCCCCACGTTCATCGGGATCACCTTCATCGTTTTTGCGATGATCAACCTGGTGCCGGGCGGCCCGGCAGCCGATCTGGCGCTGGATCCGTCGATCAAGCCCGAGGATCGCGCGCGTATTATGGAAAGCATGGGCCTGAACAAGCCGTGGTGGGAACGCTACGTCGACTATGTGTCCGGCATCGTCCTGCGTGGCGACATGGGCACCTCGCTGATCCAGCGCGGCGTCAAGGTGTCCGAATTGATCACCGGGCGCCTGCCGAACACGCTCGTGCTCGCGCTCTCGGCGCTCATGCTGTCCCTGGCGGTTTCCGTGCCGCTGGGGGTTTTGTCCGCCGTGAGTCAGCACTCTCTCTTTGATAATGTCGCCACCCTCTTGTCGACGGTCGGTTTGGCCGTGCCGGCGTTCTGGCTCGGCATCATGCTCATCTACCTTTTCGCGGTCAACCTGGGCTGGTTCCCGACCGGCGGGGTGTATACCCTCGGCAAGCCCGACACGCTGCCGGACCGCCTGTGGCATCTGGTCATGCCGACCTTCACGCTGGCCTTCATCCAGATGGCGCAGTGGAACCGCTACATACGCGCCTCGATGCTCGACGTGATCCGCCAGGATTACGTGCGCACGGCGCGCGCCAAGGGCCTGCGTGACCGGATCGTCATCTTCAAGCATGCCCTGCGCAACGCGTTGATTCCGTTTGCGACCCTGCTCGGCCTCTCTCTGCCGAATCTGGTCGGCGGCGCCGTGGTGATCGAGCGTATCTTCACCTGGCCTGGCATCGGCCGCCTGGCGTTCGACAAGGCGCAGGAGCGAGACTACCCGGTGATCATGGGCGTTGTCATGATGGGCGCGATCGTGGTCATCATTGGCAACCTGGCGGCCGATATCGCATACGGCTTCCTCGATCCGCGCATTAAGCAGGACTAA
- a CDS encoding ABC transporter permease: MTTAAQTSPSPLPDIFAAEAAKKSPSLTELAWHRFRRDKLAMTGMFLLILLTLIAALATPISDNITQYSFEKISPLYNLKPSGFQRSETAPVNWLGTDDLGRDVLTRLIFGAQVSLLLALLTVALTLTIGTLSGAASGFFGGWVDTIITWLINTLLAIPVFFLLVLIAVVFRPPWWGLAIVLASVSWMGVSRLVRGEFLALKQRDFVLAATTVGAQQSRIIFRHILPNATSPMIVAATLQIGNVILVETALSYLGLGVQPPTPSWGNMLTNAQRFLTIPEAQALIIAPGVCIFLTVLAFNFVGNGLRDALDPRLKE; the protein is encoded by the coding sequence ATGACTACTGCCGCACAAACTAGCCCGTCACCGTTGCCCGACATCTTTGCCGCGGAAGCGGCCAAGAAGAGTCCCAGTCTGACCGAACTCGCCTGGCACCGCTTCCGACGCGACAAACTGGCGATGACCGGGATGTTTCTGCTGATTCTGCTGACCTTGATTGCGGCGCTGGCGACCCCGATCTCGGATAATATCACTCAGTACAGCTTTGAGAAGATCAGCCCACTCTACAACCTGAAACCGTCCGGTTTCCAGCGCAGCGAGACGGCTCCGGTCAACTGGCTTGGCACCGACGACCTCGGCCGCGACGTGCTGACCCGGCTGATCTTTGGCGCGCAGGTTTCGCTCTTGCTGGCGCTCCTGACTGTCGCCCTGACGCTGACGATCGGCACGCTGAGCGGCGCGGCGTCCGGCTTTTTCGGCGGCTGGGTCGATACGATCATCACCTGGCTGATCAATACGCTTCTGGCGATTCCCGTCTTCTTCCTGCTCGTGCTGATTGCGGTCGTCTTCCGCCCGCCGTGGTGGGGCCTGGCGATCGTGCTGGCCTCCGTGTCCTGGATGGGCGTCTCGCGCCTGGTGCGCGGCGAGTTCCTCGCGCTCAAGCAGCGCGACTTCGTGCTGGCGGCCACCACGGTCGGCGCGCAGCAATCGCGCATCATTTTCAGGCATATCCTGCCGAACGCCACCTCGCCGATGATCGTCGCCGCGACCCTGCAGATCGGCAACGTGATCCTGGTCGAGACCGCGCTGTCCTATCTCGGCCTCGGCGTGCAGCCGCCGACGCCGTCGTGGGGCAACATGCTCACCAATGCCCAGCGCTTCCTGACCATTCCTGAGGCGCAGGCGCTCATCATTGCGCCCGGCGTGTGCATCTTTCTCACGGTGCTGGCGTTCAACTTCGTCGGCAATGGTCTGCGCGACGCGCTCGATCCGCGTTTGAAAGAGTAG